CGGCAGGCGAAAACGGTCATTACGGTTCAATATCCGATGAATGTATGCGGTATTATTACGATATGCACAATAAGCCGGAAACCTTTTCGGAAAAAGAATTAAGGGAAGACCGTATATACGGATTAAAACTTATCAAGATACGTTCCGTCTTTATCTACAACATTATCTTTATATGCGTTTGCATAAAGTCCGGTTTGCGGATGCTGAATGAATTCCGTGCATCGTCTGTTCTCATCACGGCTTGCTCGGTATTCCTCAACATCGCCGTCATGCTCCGCTGTCCTGTATGAATAACGGTAAAATTCCACCGCCATAGCTGTTCACCTCACATATTCATTACCGGGGCTGCCTCGGTCTGTTCATTCTGATCCGCCTGCAATTCGGTATTGCTTTCGGCAGTTTTTTGTTCGTCTGAACGCTTTTGAGACTTTTTATTCCCTGCCTTTTTTGTTTCTTTCCCCTCTTCATGGTTCTGCTCCTCCTGCTGTGTTAATTTCTGTTCGTATGCTTCAAGCACCGCACTGTGGAGATTTTCTCTTCCCTCTTTTGTAATCGGGAAACAAATATCCTCATATTTGGCT
This window of the Qingrenia yutianensis genome carries:
- a CDS encoding DUF3849 domain-containing protein: MAVEFYRYSYRTAEHDGDVEEYRASRDENRRCTEFIQHPQTGLYANAYKDNVVDKDGTYLDKF
- a CDS encoding SpoVG family protein — protein: MNYKASVNLINKPGSLKGVASVSINDEFVVKGVRIFEGNDGPFVSMPSRKAGAKYEDICFPITKEGRENLHSAVLEAYEQKLTQQEEQNHEEGKETKKAGNKKSQKRSDEQKTAESNTELQADQNEQTEAAPVMNM